Proteins encoded in a region of the Pieris brassicae chromosome 3, ilPieBrab1.1, whole genome shotgun sequence genome:
- the LOC123707061 gene encoding uncharacterized protein LOC123707061 yields MKNYICVISMFVFNSMSTNLDECDNIKCSNVYDPVCGQATSLNGVSVIKRFQNICYLTKMQCKFGFTDLHKVRDDRCNIRKERAYLIGRRVYDFSVVGAHQACNHTCPTFCLDTYDPACAQIWSQNMERYTYRPMINHCHIDLYSCVMGVNVTIQPLIGKCYKNPTALMFMFHIASLKTLKLLEEPPIVAHKLSAPAVPKRRSGMNIEEEETRDFLRLISNID; encoded by the exons atgaaaaattacatttgtGTTATTTCTATGTTCGTTTTTAATT ctATGTCGACCAATCTGGACGAAtgtgataatataaaatgttcgaATGTATACGATCCGGTCTGTGGCCAGGCAACGTCTTTGAATGGGGTTAGCGttataaaaagatttcaaAATATCTGCTACTTGACGAAGATGCAGTGTAAATTCGGTTTTAcag ATTTGCATAAAGTTCGTGACGACCGTTGCAATATACGTAAAGAAAGAGCGTATTTAATTGGTAGACGAGTATACGACTTCAGTGTAGTTGGTGCACACCAGGCATGCAACCATACATGTCCAACGTTCTGCTTGGATACATACGACCCCGCATGTGCCCAAATATGGTCTCAAAATATGGAACGCTACACGTATAGACCAATGATCAATCATTGTCACATTGATTTGTATTCCTGTGTAATGGGAGTGA ATGTAACGATACAGCCTTTAATAGGGAAATGTTACAAAAACCCCACAGCCCTGATGTTCATGTTTCATATTGCTTCTCTTAAAACTTTGAAGCTACTAGAAGAACCACCAATCGTGGCGCACAAGTTATCTGCACCAGCAGTGCCCAAGCGAAGATCTGGTATGAATATTGAGGAGGAAGAAACAAGAGATTTTCTTCGATTAATCTCGAATATAGATTAA
- the LOC123706856 gene encoding mucin-5AC, whose translation MGRWRWRFAIATILLLIIKDAQCQDKNDYYYTPERNFAQVQPPIFPNSRPSTFFEHESFRIAPTAQQNNFNEGRVRFPTPNYNQNPSPFQLPTGRSQSGTQYYINQPEFPPNQRQRFRPALPYNFQLVHPASTKRPDTLPIHSVAYQNDPSKPETFLGQITINNPDIEILQNNRFKNIPFDGNSLKSNGQSGHILHGDDIDNDDEDIFERHKVTTYNPTKLGGRQVILKPSPSRFSNLNKPESDFKPVMSVPLTRYDTNNLKNEKAEVNSYNGPSTEYKSLLDIEPLLEDDISDLSSFRELMKNTDSFDVEVIKSNNSKTNDDSKPDSTSMHSDNIPKVSSLMTITIPSNKTKVQPPEIPSSSESTYDNNEDDLKNGDSENTEAEYEYYEDEEDTNHTTHRPPSVSSTSTETIRDIYDEYDSTEEDDKSHEVKINTTKAFDVLDMKPNITMVKDDNFKQFKDTTVIDQSDSRDETTAPSLKLTFSNEDLSSIEPPSILGQEVVSVVTTKSVVNGTISIPDVTYPPTSKATTFKSAGSIADDINNDTAITTESWIVVASVQTSRSVSGARFLPFPTVEQEEKKQVIEEDESEEDTVTENPKLESINSSSSTENINDKLDSIQSELSSAVLSGELDNENKNIELIKETTSESTISTTTTTTTSPVNVFTLKSTQYTPITERSSPEPLPVLIKKFTPRTSSSTTPKPKKKPSFVTIMDDLSGLLPPGFKARHSYKDKRITTTATTTTTTQRTTTKNVVDSTEKPTIDGTQGRSSGISSKNKVIILDDKSLLPKEYKPKERAQEDLLKKLPKDNLSQLLPPGYKPPVSDTTKSDILANVEKVDITALLPKGFKLNITSPVATTTEKPKSKINIPLNAAPIDLTALLPPGFKLNTSEKDIEPLKEVVLADISNLLPPGFNLNSSEESPEPPTTKTPGSFKLVFPSRPGGKNSRKSTTQKSSIGPPAVTPKIQKGWPTRASTEFTGWPSPSTTPFSIERLLEMQRNATSTSPLPEISTETTTKRFISTTTTTQAPPPPTTPGVCRQECDIAATIKIVAGVKWVPEFLDQHTIEWKNLAKEVKEELNSVYSKSDLLRKWFKGIRIDGFSQGSVLVDYFIELNHVEEKVDTVQLKRLFHKSLHEAKSGSVMETEETEFDPDSMQGDQPDEDRLRKSDKQMTKTIDKSAGKLEIGKFVMDPAYTEFIVLPKRGETTIVAPDEESLLPQWGIAVIVIAMASLLFVVIFGVTVLVNRQKSTKTKQPIPLSEDMLRELDKSHMGGFDDVHQLKERDLPYLPSGKRMSTAFIEQLAYPNPGDSWRSEWTPQAQKYMQHYTADSGRGSQLYGAAGNGYGYGGSQTYGQTGGGSQVYGYTGEYPRSHYSRRRSEYDSNF comes from the exons ATAAAAATGACTACTACTACACACCAGAGAGAAACTTTGCGCAAGTTCAACCACCCATCTTTCCTAATAGCCGACCATCTACATTCTTTGAACACGAGAGCTTCAGAATAGCGCCAACGgcacaacaaaataattttaatgaggGTCGCGTACGATTTCCGACCCCCAACTATAACCAAAACCCGTCTCCATTTCAATTGCCTACGGGACGAAGTCAGTCCGGCACacagtattatataaatcaacCCGAATTTCCACCGAATCAACGACAGAGGTTTAGACCGGCTCTGCCTTATAACTTTCAATTAGTTCATCCAGCGTCAACAAAGCGACCTGATACTTTACCAATTCATTCTGTTGCCTATCAAAACGATCCTTCAAAACCAGAAACATTCTTAGGGCAAATAACGATAAATAATCCAGATATTGAAATCTTGCAAaacaatagatttaaaaacattcCTTTTGATGGTAACAGTTTAAAAAGTAATGGACAGAGTGGTCATATTTTACATGGAGATGACATTGATAATGACGATGAAGATATTTTTGAACGACATAAAGTGACTACTTACAATCCGACTAAACTGGGAGGAAGACAAGTGATACTTAAACCTAGTCCATCCAGATTTTCTAACTTAAATAAACCTGAGAGTGATTTCAAGCCAGTAATGTCAGTTCCCTTGACAAGGtatgatacaaataatttgaaaaacgAAAAGGCAGAGGTCAATTCATATAACGGTCCTTCTACAGAATACAAGTCTTTACTCGATATTGAACCTCTTTTAGAAGATGATATAAGTGATTTGAGTTCATTTAGAGAGTTGATGAAAAATACTGATTCTTTTGATGTTGaagtaataaaatctaataacaGCAAAACTAATGATGATAGCAAACCTGACTCGACTTCCATGCATTCAGATAATATTCCAAAAGTGTCATCTTTAATGACAATTACAATTCCATCTAATAAAACGAAAGTGCAGCCTCCAGAAATCCCGTCATCGAGTGAAAGTACATATGATAACAACGAAGATGACCTGAAAAATGGAGACTCAGAAAATACTGAAGCAGAGTATGAATACTATGAAGATGAAGAAGACACAAACCATACAACTCATAGACCCCCTTCTGTATCGAGTACTTCAACAGAAACAATAAGAGATATATATGATGAGTACGACTCAACTGAAGAAGATGATAAATCACatgaagttaaaataaatactacaaAAGCATTTGATGTTCTCGATATGAAACCTAATATTACGATGGTAAAAGATgacaattttaaacaattcaaaGACACGACAGTAATAGATCAATCTGATTCACGCGACGAAACAACAGCTCCAAGCCTTAAGTTAACATTTTCAAATGAAGACCTTTCTTCTATTGAACCACCTTCTATATTAGGACAAGAGGTTGTTTCTGTAGTTACTACAAAGAGTGTTGTTAATGGAACCATCTCAATACCTGACGTGACCTATCCACCCACTTCAAAAGCGACTACATTTAAGTCAGCGGGTAGCATAGCTGATGATATTAATAACGATACCGCAATTACAACAGAAAGCTGGATTGTAGTAGCATCTGTTCAGACAAGCCGTAGTGTTTCTGGTGCCCGGTTTTTACCATTCCCTACAGTAGAGCAAGAGGAAAAGAAACAAGTCATCGAAGAGGATGAAAGTGAAGAAGACACTGTCACTGAAAATCCTAAGTTAGAATCTATAAATAGTTCATCTTCAACGGagaatataaatgataaactCGATAGCATTCAGTCAGAATTATCTAGTGCTGTGTTATCAGGTGAACTGgataatgaaaacaaaaatattgaactAATAAAAGAAACTACATCAGAATCGACAATATCTACTACTACCACAACAACGACATCCCCAGTGAACGTATTCACATTAAAGAGCACTCAATATACGCCAATAACGGAAAGATCATCTCCCGAACCTCTACcagtactaataaaaaaattcactcCACGAACTTCTTCCTCAACAACGCCGAAGCCAAAGAAAAAACCGTCGTTCGTTACTATTATGGATGATCTTTCTGGTCTTCTGCCACCCGGTTTTAAAGCAAGACACTCATACAAAGACAAACGCATTACTACTACAGCGACAACTACAACCACTACCCAAAGAACAACTACAAAAAATGTAGTGGATTCTACGGAAAAACCAACGATTGATGGTACACAAGGTCGGTCCTCTGGAATAAGTTCCAAAAACAAAGTAATCATTTTAGATGATAAATCTTTACTGCCTAAGGAATATAAACCAAAAGAAAGAGCACAAGAAGACCTATTGAAGAAACTTCCAAAAGATAATCTTAGTCAATTATTACCACCGGGTTATAAACCACCCGTGAGTGATACCACGAAATCGGATATTTTAGCAAATGTTGAGAAAGTAGACATCACTGCCTTGTTACCGAAAGGTTTTAAGCTCAATATTACTTCTCCAGTTGCAACTACGACCGAAAAacctaaaagtaaaataaacattccTCTTAACGCTGCTCCCATCGATTTAACTGCACTTCTTCCGCctggatttaaattaaacaccaGTGAAAAAGATATAGAACCACTAAAAGAAGTTGTGCTTGCAGATATTTCTAATTTGCTTCCACCAGGATTTAACTTAAATAGTTCGGAAGAATCACCAGAACCCCCAACCACAAAGACCCCAGGAAGTTTCAAACTCGTATTTCCCTCAAGACCTGGAGGAAAGAACTCTAGGAAATCGACAACGCAAAAAAGTAGCATAGGTCCACCGGCGGTCACGCCTAAGATCCAGAAAGGCTGGCCTACGAG ggCATCTACTGAGTTCACTGGTTGGCCATCACCATCTACAACGCCGTTCTCAATCGAGCGTCTTCTTGAAATGCAAAGGAACGCTACCTCAACAAGTCCCTTACCAGAGATAAGTACAGAGACTACAACGAAACGTTTTATTTCGACGACTACGACCACCCAAGCGCCCCCTCCCCCCACTACTCCCGGTGTATGTCGACAGGAATGTGACATCGCTGcaactattaaaattgtagCAG GAGTCAAATGGGTACCCGAATTTTTAGATCAACATACCATAGAATGGAAGAATTTAGCTAAAGAAGTAAAAGAGGAG CTTAATTCCGTCTACTCGAAGTCCGATTTACTGAGAAAATGGTTTAAAGGAATCCGTATAGACGGTTTCAGTCAAGGCTCCGTCCTAGTCGACTACTTCATCGAACTAAACCACGTGGAAGAGAAGGTTGACACAGTGCAACTAAAGAGGCTCTTCCACAAATCCCTTCACGAAGCGAAGTCTGGCTCTGTTATGGAAACTGAAGAAACAGAGTTTGACCCTGATTCAATGCAAGGAGACCAACCCGATGAAGATAGGTTGCGTAAGAGTGACAAACAAATGACAAAGACGATTGATAAGTCCGCTGGGAAACTAGAAATCGGAAAGTTTGTGATGGATCCCGCATACACAGAATTTATTG tgttgCCTAAACGAGGAGAAACAACGATTGTTGCACCAGACGAGGAATCTTTGTTGCCTCAATGGGGAATAGCTGTTATTGTGATAGCCATGGCCTCACTTCTCTTTGTAGTCATCTTCGGCGTCACTGTT CTTGTAAATCGCCAAAAGAGTACGAAAACGAAGCAACCTATTCCACTCAGTGAAGACATGCTACGAGAGCTGGACAAAAGTCACATGGGTGGTTTTGACGACGTGCACCAATTGAAAGAAAGGGACCTACCATATCTTCCTTCTGGAAag CGCATGTCTACAGCGTTCATAGAGCAACTTGCGTACCCGAACCCTGGAGACTCATGGCGATCAGAATGGACGCCGCAAGCGCAGAAGTATATGCAGCACTACACTGCTGATTCGGGGAGAGGATCGCAACTGTACGGAGCTGCCGGAAACGGATATgg ATACGGTGGTTCCCAGACCTATGGACAGACCGGGGGCGGTTCTCAAGTGTACGGTTACACTGGGGAGTATCCTCGATCACATTATTCTAGACGTCGCTCAGAATACGATAGTAACTTCTAG